One Gaiella occulta genomic region harbors:
- a CDS encoding NAD-dependent epimerase/dehydratase family protein, with translation MGNDDRLRGRVALVTGALGCLGAWTAKAFLDEGASVVAYDLRVDDPHRLRLVLGEDAARVTLEQGDVTDVERLGAVMDRHGVTRVVHLAGLQVPFCRANPPLGARVNVEGTVAVFEAVKQRRDRIPGVALASSAAVYGPDDPSPAPEVGPFSPRTHYGVFKLANEGTARVYWADDGIPSIAIRPYVVYGPARDQGLTSTPTLAMQAAARGDPFTISYGGAAQYDYAPDVGLAFARASAAVSTGAIAANYPGVPAHMAEVIAAIEAAAPDAAGMIRFEETGLPFPAQLEATALERAIGPLPRTPLADGVRQAVEHFRRIAS, from the coding sequence ATGGGAAACGATGATCGACTTCGTGGGCGCGTCGCGCTCGTCACGGGTGCGCTCGGCTGCCTCGGCGCCTGGACGGCGAAGGCGTTTCTCGACGAGGGCGCGTCCGTCGTCGCCTACGATCTGCGGGTCGACGACCCGCACCGGCTGCGCCTCGTGCTCGGCGAGGACGCGGCGCGCGTGACGCTGGAGCAGGGCGACGTCACGGACGTCGAACGCCTCGGCGCGGTCATGGACCGCCACGGCGTCACGCGCGTCGTCCACCTCGCGGGCCTGCAGGTGCCGTTCTGCCGCGCGAACCCGCCGCTCGGCGCCCGCGTCAACGTCGAGGGCACGGTCGCCGTGTTCGAGGCGGTGAAGCAGCGGCGCGACCGCATTCCCGGCGTCGCGCTCGCGTCGTCGGCCGCCGTCTACGGCCCCGATGACCCGTCGCCGGCGCCGGAGGTCGGGCCGTTCTCGCCGCGCACGCACTACGGCGTCTTCAAGCTCGCGAACGAGGGGACGGCGCGCGTCTACTGGGCCGACGACGGCATTCCCTCCATCGCCATCCGCCCGTACGTCGTCTACGGGCCCGCCCGCGACCAGGGCCTCACCTCGACGCCGACGCTCGCGATGCAGGCGGCCGCACGCGGAGACCCGTTCACGATCTCCTACGGAGGAGCCGCCCAGTACGACTACGCGCCCGACGTCGGCCTCGCCTTCGCGCGCGCGAGCGCCGCGGTCTCGACGGGGGCGATCGCCGCCAACTACCCCGGCGTCCCCGCGCACATGGCCGAGGTCATCGCCGCGATCGAGGCGGCGGCACCCGACGCCGCCGGGATGATCCGCTTCGAGGAGACCGGGCTGCCGTTTCCGGCGCAGCTCGAGGCGACGGCGCTGGAGCGCGCGATCGGGCCGCTCCCGCGCACTCCGCTCGCCGACGGCGTGCGGCAGGCGGTCGAGCACTTTCGCCGCATCGCCTCGTGA
- a CDS encoding putative quinol monooxygenase: protein MLAVRWRARPGAEEEVAALLARLAPLSRAEPGCLQYDPHRDPDDPRAFFLFERYADEAALERHAASQHFRELVLGQALPLLESRERVRYVPLLPD from the coding sequence GTGCTCGCGGTGCGCTGGCGTGCCCGGCCAGGTGCCGAGGAGGAGGTGGCGGCCTTGCTCGCCCGGCTCGCGCCGCTCTCCCGCGCCGAGCCCGGCTGCCTGCAGTACGACCCGCACCGCGACCCCGACGATCCACGCGCCTTCTTCCTGTTCGAGCGCTACGCCGACGAGGCTGCCCTGGAGCGGCACGCTGCCAGCCAGCACTTCCGCGAGCTCGTGCTCGGCCAGGCGCTGCCGTTGCTCGAGTCGCGCGAACGGGTGCGCTACGTGCCCCTCCTGCCCGATTGA
- a CDS encoding GntR family transcriptional regulator → MKAITRTVLREQVKDVLLQRIVRGELQPGERLVETRIAQDLGTSQAPVREALRDLELLRLVESEPFRGARVREFGEEELIEVYPVRAALEDLAAREAAVRLAGDVSTLESAVAAMRAAAKRGDLHALVQHDFAFHRVIVEAAGNAVLTQCWKSLGVEGRITLTIYGTQVEPEEAAELHVPILEAIRAETAAKAGREARKHVEYFAKLARGKAAR, encoded by the coding sequence GTGAAGGCGATCACACGGACGGTGCTCCGCGAGCAGGTGAAGGACGTGCTGCTGCAGCGCATCGTCCGGGGCGAGCTGCAGCCGGGCGAGCGGCTCGTGGAGACCCGGATCGCCCAGGATCTGGGCACGAGCCAGGCACCCGTGCGCGAGGCGCTGCGCGACCTCGAGCTGCTGCGCCTCGTGGAATCGGAGCCGTTCCGCGGCGCGCGCGTGCGCGAGTTCGGCGAGGAGGAGCTGATCGAGGTGTATCCCGTGCGGGCGGCGCTCGAGGACCTCGCCGCGAGGGAGGCGGCCGTCCGCCTCGCGGGCGACGTGTCCACGCTCGAATCTGCGGTCGCGGCGATGCGGGCGGCGGCGAAGCGCGGCGACCTGCACGCGCTCGTGCAGCACGACTTCGCCTTCCATCGCGTGATCGTGGAAGCGGCCGGCAACGCGGTGCTGACCCAGTGCTGGAAGTCGCTCGGGGTCGAGGGGCGGATCACGCTCACCATCTACGGCACGCAGGTCGAGCCGGAAGAGGCCGCGGAGCTACACGTCCCGATCCTCGAGGCGATCCGGGCCGAGACCGCTGCCAAGGCGGGCCGGGAGGCGCGCAAGCACGTGGAGTACTTCGCCAAGCTGGCACGGGGGAAGGCCGCCCGCTGA
- a CDS encoding fumarylacetoacetate hydrolase family protein yields MIPIDRPGKIVCVGLNYKDHAEEQGVDLPQAPLFFAKYTTSLIGPGDAIVIPPVVRQCDYEAELGVVIGTTVRNVSKENAMEAVRGYVVANDVSARDLQFADGQWTRGKSPDTFCPIGPLVPASEVPDPHALGIRAIVSGETLQDSTTANLIFGIDEIISYASLTSTLEAGDLILTGTPAGVGIFREPKRLLEPGDTVTIQIDGLGEITNPVVAA; encoded by the coding sequence ATGATCCCCATCGACCGTCCCGGAAAGATCGTCTGCGTCGGCCTCAACTACAAGGACCACGCCGAGGAGCAGGGAGTCGACCTCCCCCAGGCTCCGCTGTTCTTCGCGAAGTACACGACCTCGCTGATCGGCCCCGGCGATGCGATCGTGATCCCGCCCGTCGTGCGGCAGTGCGACTACGAGGCCGAGCTGGGCGTCGTCATCGGCACCACCGTCCGCAACGTCTCGAAGGAGAACGCGATGGAGGCGGTGCGCGGCTACGTCGTCGCGAACGACGTGTCCGCGCGCGACCTGCAGTTCGCCGACGGCCAGTGGACGCGCGGCAAGTCGCCGGACACGTTCTGCCCGATCGGCCCGCTCGTGCCGGCGTCCGAGGTTCCCGACCCGCACGCGCTCGGCATCCGGGCGATCGTCTCGGGGGAGACGCTGCAGGACTCGACGACCGCCAACCTCATCTTCGGCATCGACGAGATCATCAGCTACGCGTCGCTCACGTCCACGCTCGAGGCGGGCGACCTGATCCTGACCGGCACCCCGGCCGGCGTCGGCATCTTCCGCGAGCCGAAGCGGCTGCTTGAGCCGGGCGACACCGTGACGATCCAGATCGACGGTCTCGGGGAGATCACCAATCCGGTCGTCGCCGCTTGA
- a CDS encoding FAD-linked oxidase C-terminal domain-containing protein codes for MPLAHTFAAELRAVLGREHVLTEPEQLRVYDCDGLTGWRATPAVVALPGATGEVQAIVRLCAREGVPFVARGAGTGLSGGALPVADGVVISLARMKRILEIDLAAQRVVVQAGVANLDVTRAVAGDGFFYAPDPSSQQVCTIGGNVAENSGGAHCLKNGFTVNHVTGLVVVLPDGELVELGGKALDPDGIDLLGAFVGSEGTLGIATEITLRILRTPEAVTTQLAAFRSTDEAGEAVSAIVSAGILPAAIEMMDRLTIAAAEEAFHPAYPEGAESVLLVELDGVAVQVEEDAALVERICRDRGAFEVRVARDDAERALLWLGRKGAFAAMGRISPDYYVQDGVVPRTKLPQVLRRIAALSAEHGLRVGNVFHAGDGNLHPLVLYDASRGETDAAKALADEILVACLEAGGSLTGEHGVGVDKACSMPKMFSERDLASFERLRRAFDPDGLANPGKVVPTPRLCGEVPGPYRMHPLERMGVAERL; via the coding sequence ATGCCTCTCGCCCACACGTTCGCCGCGGAGCTCCGGGCCGTGCTCGGCCGCGAGCACGTGCTCACCGAGCCCGAGCAGCTGCGCGTCTACGACTGCGACGGCCTCACCGGCTGGCGCGCGACGCCCGCCGTGGTGGCGCTGCCGGGAGCGACCGGCGAGGTGCAGGCGATCGTGCGGCTGTGCGCCCGCGAGGGCGTCCCCTTCGTCGCGCGCGGAGCCGGTACCGGGCTCTCGGGCGGTGCGCTGCCCGTCGCCGACGGCGTCGTGATCTCGCTCGCGCGCATGAAGCGGATCCTCGAGATCGACCTTGCCGCCCAGCGCGTCGTCGTGCAGGCCGGCGTCGCGAACCTCGACGTCACACGCGCGGTCGCCGGCGACGGCTTCTTCTACGCGCCCGACCCGTCGAGCCAGCAGGTCTGCACGATCGGCGGCAACGTGGCGGAGAACTCCGGCGGCGCCCACTGCCTGAAGAACGGCTTCACCGTCAACCACGTCACCGGTCTCGTCGTCGTGCTGCCCGACGGCGAGCTCGTCGAGCTCGGCGGCAAGGCGCTCGACCCGGACGGGATCGACCTGCTCGGCGCGTTCGTCGGCTCGGAAGGGACGCTCGGGATCGCGACGGAGATCACGCTGCGCATCCTGCGCACGCCGGAGGCGGTGACGACGCAGCTCGCGGCCTTCCGCTCGACCGACGAGGCGGGCGAGGCCGTCTCGGCGATCGTGTCGGCCGGCATCCTCCCGGCTGCGATCGAGATGATGGACCGGCTCACGATCGCCGCCGCCGAGGAGGCGTTCCATCCCGCCTACCCCGAGGGCGCCGAGTCGGTGCTGCTCGTCGAGCTCGACGGCGTCGCCGTGCAGGTCGAGGAGGACGCCGCTCTCGTGGAGCGCATCTGCCGCGACCGCGGCGCCTTCGAGGTGCGGGTGGCCCGTGACGACGCGGAGCGGGCGCTCCTGTGGCTCGGGCGCAAGGGCGCGTTCGCCGCGATGGGGCGGATCTCGCCCGACTACTACGTCCAGGACGGCGTCGTGCCGCGGACGAAGCTGCCGCAGGTGCTGCGGCGCATCGCCGCGCTGTCGGCCGAGCACGGTCTGCGCGTCGGCAACGTCTTCCACGCCGGCGACGGCAACCTGCACCCGCTCGTGCTCTACGACGCCTCCAGGGGGGAGACCGACGCGGCGAAGGCGCTCGCCGACGAGATCCTCGTCGCCTGCCTCGAGGCGGGAGGCTCGCTCACCGGCGAGCACGGCGTCGGCGTCGACAAGGCGTGCTCGATGCCGAAGATGTTCTCGGAGCGCGACCTCGCGTCGTTCGAGCGCCTGCGCCGGGCCTTCGACCCGGACGGGCTCGCGAACCCGGGGAAGGTCGTGCCCACGCCGCGCCTGTGCGGCGAGGTGCCGGGGCCGTACAGGATGCACCCGCTCGAGAGGATGGGCGTTGCCGAGCGCCTCTAG
- a CDS encoding FAD-binding oxidoreductase, with protein sequence MPSASSVRVTSLEEASAALRAASSQGRRVRIGDDIDTTGLDRILEHEAGDLTCTVEAGIRLSALNAALARHGQRLSLDPPGDPTVGACLAGNLSGPLRHRFGAPRDLVLGVTLVLADGTVANAGGKVVKNVAGYDLGKLVCGSRGRVALIARVSLRLHPLAPASATLVVDSDDAAAVTAALMASRLVPSALDVLHPGRVAVLFEGGRASVDAQLRAARDLVGGAEASGEVWREARARQGAARGRLRFSPGALREALSELDEAVARAAAGVAYVPHPTPDDTPTSVRLLQERVRERFDPAGTLA encoded by the coding sequence TTGCCGAGCGCCTCTAGCGTGCGCGTGACGAGCCTGGAGGAGGCGTCTGCCGCGCTGCGCGCGGCGTCGTCGCAGGGCCGCCGCGTGCGCATCGGCGACGACATCGACACGACCGGGCTCGACCGCATCCTCGAGCACGAGGCGGGCGACCTCACGTGCACCGTGGAGGCGGGGATACGGCTCTCGGCCCTGAACGCGGCGCTGGCCCGGCACGGGCAGCGGCTGTCGCTCGACCCGCCGGGCGACCCGACGGTCGGCGCCTGCCTGGCGGGGAACCTGTCGGGCCCGTTGCGGCACCGCTTCGGCGCGCCGCGCGATCTCGTGCTCGGCGTCACGCTCGTGCTCGCCGACGGCACGGTCGCGAACGCGGGCGGCAAGGTGGTCAAGAACGTCGCGGGCTACGACCTCGGCAAGCTCGTCTGCGGGTCTCGCGGCCGCGTCGCCCTGATCGCGCGGGTGAGCCTCCGGCTCCACCCGCTGGCGCCTGCGTCGGCGACGCTCGTCGTCGACAGCGACGACGCCGCCGCGGTGACGGCCGCGCTGATGGCGTCCCGGCTCGTGCCGAGCGCGCTCGACGTCCTGCACCCCGGGCGCGTTGCCGTCCTGTTCGAAGGGGGAAGGGCGTCGGTCGACGCGCAGCTCCGCGCGGCTCGCGACCTCGTCGGAGGGGCGGAGGCGTCCGGCGAGGTGTGGCGGGAGGCACGCGCCCGGCAGGGGGCGGCGCGCGGCCGCCTGCGGTTTTCCCCCGGCGCGCTGCGCGAGGCGCTCTCCGAGCTCGACGAGGCGGTCGCGCGCGCCGCTGCCGGCGTCGCCTACGTGCCCCACCCCACGCCCGACGACACGCCGACCTCCGTGCGCCTCCTGCAGGAGCGCGTCCGCGAGCGCTTCGATCCCGCGGGGACGCTCGCGTGA
- a CDS encoding heterodisulfide reductase-related iron-sulfur binding cluster — MSAAPDVLRSLASDCVHCGFCLPTCPTYLLWSEEMDSPRGRIQLIEAHLDGEIGLSPTAVTHFDRCLGCMACVTACPSGVQYDRLIEATRGTIEAEVRRPPGERLVRSLLFRLLPYPRRMAPALRLAPLGRALPLPGRLGAMTEIAPPWRSTEAPAAITPARGETRGRVAILTGCVQAVVFGSVNAATARVLAADGYEVAAPPQGCCGALSMHAGRLEEGRAFSRRVIEALEGVDTVVVNASGCGSHLRELGHVLGDDPAWAERAAAFSARVRDLGEFLTGVEPRAPRHPLNLKVAMQDSCHLRHAQRLPLSSAASLARIPGLEVVEPAEQDICCGSAGIYNVTQPHAARQLGDRKAAHVLATGAHVYASANPGCLVQVATALRRQKQPLPALHPIELVDASIRNLGAAGLLRRARR, encoded by the coding sequence GTGAGCGCTGCCCCCGACGTGCTGCGCTCGCTGGCGAGCGACTGCGTCCACTGCGGCTTCTGCCTGCCCACCTGCCCGACGTACCTGCTGTGGAGCGAGGAGATGGACTCGCCGCGCGGACGCATCCAGCTGATCGAGGCACACCTCGACGGGGAGATCGGGCTCAGCCCCACCGCGGTCACGCACTTCGACCGCTGCCTCGGCTGCATGGCGTGCGTGACGGCCTGCCCGTCGGGCGTGCAGTACGACCGCCTCATCGAGGCGACGCGCGGGACGATCGAGGCCGAGGTGCGGCGGCCGCCCGGCGAGCGGCTCGTGCGCTCGCTGCTCTTCCGGCTGCTGCCGTATCCGCGCCGGATGGCGCCGGCGCTGCGGCTCGCGCCGCTCGGCCGGGCGCTGCCGCTTCCCGGCCGGCTCGGCGCGATGACGGAGATCGCGCCGCCGTGGCGCTCGACCGAGGCGCCGGCGGCGATCACGCCCGCGCGTGGCGAGACGCGCGGGCGTGTCGCCATTCTCACAGGTTGCGTGCAGGCGGTCGTGTTCGGGTCGGTCAACGCGGCGACGGCGCGGGTGCTCGCCGCCGACGGCTACGAGGTGGCCGCCCCGCCGCAGGGCTGCTGCGGCGCCCTCTCGATGCACGCGGGCAGGCTCGAGGAGGGACGCGCCTTCTCCCGCCGCGTGATCGAGGCGCTCGAGGGCGTCGACACGGTCGTCGTGAACGCGTCCGGCTGCGGCTCGCACCTGAGGGAGCTCGGGCACGTGCTGGGCGACGATCCCGCCTGGGCCGAGCGCGCGGCCGCTTTCTCGGCGCGCGTGCGCGATCTGGGCGAGTTCCTCACGGGCGTCGAGCCGCGGGCGCCACGTCACCCGCTCAACCTGAAGGTGGCGATGCAGGACTCGTGCCACCTCCGCCACGCACAGCGGCTGCCGCTCTCGTCGGCGGCATCGCTCGCGCGCATCCCCGGCCTCGAGGTCGTCGAGCCGGCCGAGCAGGACATCTGCTGCGGCAGCGCCGGCATCTACAACGTCACGCAGCCGCATGCGGCCCGGCAGCTCGGCGACCGCAAGGCGGCGCACGTGCTGGCGACGGGAGCGCACGTGTATGCGAGCGCGAACCCGGGCTGCCTCGTGCAGGTGGCGACGGCGCTGCGCCGGCAGAAGCAGCCGCTGCCGGCGCTGCACCCGATCGAGCTCGTCGACGCCTCGATCCGCAACCTCGGCGCGGCGGGCCTGCTGCGCCGGGCCCGTCGATAA
- a CDS encoding helix-turn-helix domain-containing protein has translation MRSGDLVYLARTRAGLTQAQLGARAGMAQNAVSRIERGEVDASFASVTRLVRACGLEPRISLAAGDASYARDVRRRLALTPLQRLELGVNLAHVAQSTRRAALGNEGVGNRSR, from the coding sequence GTGCGAAGCGGTGATCTCGTCTACCTGGCCCGCACACGAGCAGGCCTGACGCAGGCGCAGCTGGGTGCTCGCGCCGGGATGGCACAGAACGCCGTCTCGCGCATCGAGCGAGGGGAAGTCGATGCGAGCTTCGCGTCCGTGACCAGGCTCGTGCGCGCCTGTGGGCTGGAGCCGCGGATCTCTCTGGCAGCTGGCGACGCTTCCTATGCACGCGACGTTCGCCGTCGGCTCGCGCTGACACCGCTTCAGCGTCTCGAGCTCGGAGTCAACCTCGCGCACGTGGCGCAATCCACGCGGCGCGCCGCGCTCGGCAACGAAGGAGTGGGCAATCGCTCGCGATAG
- a CDS encoding sensor histidine kinase, with the protein MPGRVTDLIHRHGDAILAVGLVALMIVQVWSLDVSRPDKLATTAGALALLVPLARRVRVPITLMAVLAAVGLLGQWLPKRVLDVEAFGLIVLLVVYNGAAHTSGRRAWSAGAMTTAFGLTVLVTDPDGVTFGGVIFFTLLFGAPWLAGYVVQRRRVSEARMRWERDAAEAAIVDERARIARELHDVVAHAISVIVLQARGGRRLLDSEPGETRGALDTIEHTGQQALVEMRRLVGLLRESDEELALAPQPSLSRLDALVDQVRVAGLPVELVVEGTPVDLPPGVDLSAYRIVQEALTNALKHAGPARARVILRYEQDRLEVDVADDGAGTTNGDAGGHGLVGIRERVSVYGGELEAGPRAGGGYAVCARLPYASKR; encoded by the coding sequence GTGCCAGGGAGGGTCACCGACCTCATCCACCGCCACGGCGACGCGATCCTCGCCGTCGGCCTGGTCGCCCTGATGATCGTCCAGGTCTGGTCGCTCGACGTCTCCAGGCCCGACAAGCTCGCCACCACGGCCGGCGCGCTGGCCCTGCTGGTGCCGCTCGCCCGCCGCGTTCGCGTGCCGATCACCCTGATGGCTGTCCTCGCCGCTGTCGGGCTCTTGGGACAATGGCTACCCAAGCGCGTGCTCGACGTCGAGGCGTTCGGCCTGATCGTGCTCCTCGTCGTCTACAACGGGGCCGCGCATACCTCAGGCCGCCGTGCGTGGTCGGCCGGGGCGATGACGACCGCTTTCGGGCTCACAGTGCTGGTGACCGACCCCGACGGCGTGACGTTCGGGGGCGTCATCTTCTTCACCCTGCTCTTCGGTGCGCCCTGGCTCGCCGGCTACGTCGTGCAACGCCGCCGGGTGAGCGAGGCGCGCATGCGCTGGGAGCGCGACGCCGCCGAGGCGGCGATCGTCGACGAGCGGGCGCGCATCGCACGCGAGCTGCACGATGTCGTCGCCCATGCGATCAGCGTGATCGTGCTGCAGGCGCGCGGCGGCCGGCGGCTGCTCGACTCCGAGCCCGGCGAGACGCGCGGCGCACTCGACACCATCGAGCACACCGGGCAGCAGGCGCTCGTCGAGATGCGCCGCCTCGTCGGCCTTCTGCGGGAGAGCGACGAGGAGCTCGCGCTCGCCCCTCAGCCGAGCCTCTCGCGGCTCGACGCGCTCGTCGACCAGGTTCGTGTCGCCGGTCTACCCGTCGAGCTGGTCGTCGAGGGCACGCCTGTCGATCTACCTCCGGGCGTCGACCTCTCCGCGTACCGGATCGTCCAGGAGGCGCTGACGAACGCGCTCAAGCACGCGGGCCCGGCACGAGCGCGCGTCATCCTGCGCTACGAGCAGGACCGACTGGAGGTCGACGTCGCCGACGACGGCGCTGGAACGACGAACGGCGACGCCGGCGGTCACGGCCTTGTCGGGATCCGCGAGCGGGTCTCCGTCTACGGGGGCGAGCTCGAAGCAGGGCCCCGCGCAGGCGGCGGCTACGCGGTGTGCGCACGTCTGCCGTACGCGAGCAAGCGATGA
- a CDS encoding response regulator, which yields MIRVLLADDQSLVRAGFRMILKAEPGIKVAGEADDGVEAVALARQLRPDVVLMDIRMPLLDGIEATRQVVVDETSPRVLVLTTFDLDEYVYGALRAGASGFLLKDAPEQQLVSAIRVIATGGSLFAPSVTRRLIEEFARRNGPPLRPPTLETLTAREVDVLRLVARGSTNAEIAAELVVSEHTVKTHVAHLLRKLDLRDRTQAVVVAYESGLVRPGDR from the coding sequence ATGATCCGCGTCCTCCTCGCCGACGACCAGTCGCTCGTCCGGGCCGGGTTCCGGATGATCCTCAAGGCCGAGCCCGGGATCAAGGTGGCCGGCGAGGCGGACGACGGCGTCGAGGCGGTGGCGCTGGCGCGCCAGCTCCGGCCTGATGTGGTGCTGATGGACATCCGGATGCCGCTGCTCGACGGCATCGAGGCGACACGACAGGTCGTCGTCGACGAGACGAGCCCACGCGTGCTCGTGCTGACGACGTTCGATCTCGACGAGTACGTCTACGGGGCGCTGAGGGCGGGCGCCAGCGGATTCCTGCTCAAGGACGCTCCCGAGCAGCAGCTCGTCTCGGCGATCCGCGTGATCGCAACCGGCGGCTCCCTGTTCGCGCCGTCGGTCACCCGCCGGCTGATCGAGGAGTTCGCACGGCGCAACGGGCCGCCGTTGCGACCACCCACGCTCGAGACGCTGACGGCGCGCGAGGTCGACGTCCTCCGCCTCGTCGCCCGTGGCTCGACGAACGCCGAGATCGCCGCAGAGCTCGTCGTCAGCGAGCACACGGTGAAGACGCACGTCGCCCACCTCCTGCGGAAGCTCGACCTGCGCGACCGCACCCAGGCGGTTGTGGTCGCCTACGAGTCGGGCCTCGTGCGACCGGGCGACCGGTAG
- a CDS encoding MFS transporter produces MRAVDSPLRHRDFVLFLGVMLASGFALEMSFVAVGWQVYAVHGDPLDLGLVGLAMFIPLPLLALPAGHLADRFPRRTLLALAIALEAAVAVGLLAVTRAGADRTWPFFLLAFATGVAASLGSPASRALTPSLVPREVLVRALAQRSVVFQASVIGGPALGGLLFALRADLVYGVSAALSVVALAATLLLRAGRDPAGGAAPDLASLLGGVRLVRRTPVLLGAISLDLFAVLFGGAVALLPVFAKDILGVGPAGLGILRAAPAAGALLAAIVLTRRPVRERAGRTLLTVVALYGVSIVVFGLSTSIWLSLLALAAGGAVDMVSVVLRQTILPLVTPDELRGRVNAVEMVFISASNELGAFESGLAAALVGAVPAVVVGGVLTVAIAVGWTRFFPALARVDRLDELRPAVSAVS; encoded by the coding sequence GTGCGGGCAGTCGACTCACCGCTCCGGCACCGTGATTTCGTCCTCTTCCTCGGCGTCATGCTCGCGTCGGGGTTCGCGCTCGAGATGTCCTTCGTCGCCGTCGGCTGGCAGGTGTACGCCGTGCACGGCGACCCGCTCGACCTCGGGCTCGTGGGGCTCGCGATGTTCATCCCGCTGCCGCTGCTCGCGCTGCCCGCCGGGCACCTCGCCGACCGCTTCCCCCGTCGCACGCTCCTCGCGCTCGCGATCGCGCTGGAGGCGGCCGTGGCCGTCGGGCTGCTCGCCGTCACGCGCGCGGGCGCCGACCGGACATGGCCGTTCTTCCTGCTCGCGTTCGCAACCGGCGTCGCGGCGTCGCTCGGCTCGCCGGCTTCGCGGGCGCTGACGCCGTCGCTCGTGCCGCGTGAGGTGCTCGTGCGGGCCCTGGCGCAGCGATCCGTCGTCTTCCAGGCCTCGGTGATCGGAGGCCCGGCACTCGGCGGCCTGCTCTTCGCGCTGCGAGCCGATCTCGTGTACGGCGTCTCGGCCGCGCTCTCCGTCGTCGCTCTGGCGGCGACGCTTCTCCTGCGCGCCGGGCGCGACCCCGCCGGCGGAGCGGCGCCGGATCTCGCGAGCCTGCTCGGCGGCGTTCGCCTCGTTCGCCGCACGCCCGTCCTGCTCGGCGCGATCTCTCTCGACCTCTTCGCGGTGCTGTTCGGCGGGGCCGTGGCGCTCCTGCCGGTGTTCGCGAAGGACATCCTCGGCGTCGGTCCCGCGGGCCTCGGCATCCTTCGCGCGGCGCCCGCCGCGGGCGCGCTCCTCGCCGCGATCGTGCTCACGCGCCGCCCGGTGCGGGAGCGGGCGGGCCGCACGCTGCTCACGGTCGTCGCGCTCTACGGCGTCTCGATCGTGGTCTTCGGCCTGTCGACGTCGATCTGGCTCTCGCTGCTCGCGCTCGCCGCCGGCGGCGCCGTCGACATGGTGAGCGTCGTGCTGCGGCAGACGATCCTGCCGCTCGTCACCCCCGACGAGCTGCGCGGACGCGTCAACGCCGTCGAGATGGTCTTCATCAGCGCGTCGAACGAGCTCGGCGCGTTCGAGTCCGGGCTCGCGGCCGCGCTCGTCGGCGCCGTGCCCGCCGTCGTCGTCGGCGGCGTGCTCACCGTCGCGATCGCCGTCGGCTGGACGCGCTTCTTCCCGGCACTGGCGCGCGTCGACCGGCTCGACGAGCTGCGGCCGGCTGTGTCGGCCGTGTCCTGA